The DNA window AAAACGCTCGCCGATTCGGCGAGCGTTTCGTTTTGATCAATCGAAAACTGTCGGATGTTTACTTGCGTCGACGACGACCCGCCATCACGGTTCCGCATGCTAAAAGCCCCAGCGAAGCAAGAGAGCTGGGCTCAGGAATGGCGGATACTTGTGAGATAATAAGGTTGTCGATGGCAATCGTTTCATCGCTGCTACTACCAGATTGACGTAAAACGAATGTGTTCACCGCGGTTGATTGCGTGCCAATCCGGCCAGTGATCGATTCGCCGCCAACAGAAAGTGTAGCGGTGTCAGAATCCACATTGAAATCTACCAATACCGATACGGTATCACCGAAAGCAAATGACTGCGTTGTTACAGCGTCCGCAGTTGATCCGAAAGATGCGATACCCAATGAGTAGTCACCCGTGCCGTCACTCGCTTCGACGACATCTAAGCGCGCCACGAAAGACTGGGTATTAACGCCGTCACCGTTGTTACCCGAGTTGCCGAAGTGAGCGAAGTATTCGTAGTCGCCGCCCGCAACTGGAGCGTCTGCGTTTACAACCATATCGAATTGATACGAAGCAAAACCGCTGGAAATTTCATCAAAGAAACGGTTCACGTCCTGTGATCCTGAGTCATTGTTCACAATCGCTGCTCCACCGCTAACTGTCACGGGAACGGATCCGCTGTGCGCCTTCCATGCTCCGTTACCAGCCAGGTCGCCATCGGCGTAGCTAAAATCCTCGGTGAAAACGACCGCGGCAGATGCTGTGGCCTGAATCATGGCGGCCGCAACTATGGCGGCACAAAACTTTTTCATCATCACGAACCCTTGTTGCTTCGTAAGAGGCACTGATCTTTCGTACAACGGAAATGATAAAACCTTGCCGAAGCTTTGCAATCATCGCAATTTGACGAATGGTTTTGTTCTTTAAATCTTAACACCAAGCTTAAATTAGGGCTGAGTGATTGCTCTTGATTTCCGTTTTGAAATCAGATCTGAATCATGACGACGGCGATTCTGAACCGGTGGCTTGACCTCCCCCCGAGCCGAAGATGCTCAGCAGGCGAAGGTACGTCTTCAGGTACAGCGAGTAAAAGATCGGGACGAGAAACAGCAGCAGCGTCGTTCCGACGGCAAGCCCAAAGGCGAGTGATGCGGCCATCGGAATGAGAAGCTGCGCTTGGAACGAGCGCTCAAGCATCAGGGGGATCAAACCGGCGACCGTTGTCATCGTCGTTAGCATGATCGGGCGGAAGCGACGGTGCCCCGATTCGGCAAACGCTTCCATCGGTGGATCGCCCGCACGGACACGGGCATTGATGAAGTCGATCAAGACGATGGAGTCGTTAATCACCACCCCCGAGAGCGCAACTAAGCCAAACATGCTGAAGAACGTCAGCGGTAGGCCAAGCAACGCGTGCCCCCAAACGGCGCCAATCATCCCGAAGGGCACGATCATCAAGATCAACAGTGGCTGGATGTAAGACCGAAACTGAATCACTAGCAGCACATACATTGCCACCACCGCGACGGCGAATCCTTGCATCAAGCTGCCCACGGACTCACGACTCTGTTCGGCCTGCCCTTCCCAACGAACCTCGACACCCGGGTATTGCTTGGCCATCTTGGGAAGGTAATTGTCCTGCAGATCGGCGATGATCAAGTTCGCGTTAGCGCGTTGCCAATCAAGGTCTGCGGTGATGGTGATTGATCGCAACTGATCGACTCGGTTGATTTCGCTGAAGCCACGTTTGAGTTCAACCTCGGCGAGTTCTTCGATTGGGTGATCATTGCCGGCCGGGTCACGCACGCGGATCTCGCGGAAATTGACCAGTGATCGACGCTCGTCTTCGGGATAACGCACCATCAACTTGACTTCGTGACGGCCACGTTGCAGACGCATCGCCTCGGCGCCGAAGTACGTGTTACGGACCGTGTTCCCCAGATCGGAAGCGGTAATTCCGGTGGCGATCGCGTTGTCTTTGACTTTGAACTGGTATTCCCATTTACCGGGTGTGTTGTCGTCGGCGATGTCAAAGACGCCATCAAACGTGGCCAGTTTTTCTTTGACCGCTTCGGTCGCTGCCAGCAGGTTCTCTTCGTTGCTGCTTTCGGCAAGCAATTTGAATTCGATTGCCTTGCCGCCGGGGCCTACACCGACGCTTCCGTAGGAAACACTTTCGGCGCCGGCGAACTCGCCTGCTTCTTCACGCCACATCGCGAGCAGCGTTTTGCTGTGGACGTCGCGGATTTCGGTGTCGTAGAGCTCGGCAAAAATCTGGCCGACGTTGCTGCTTGCCGACCCGCCGCCTCCGACGGGATTTTGCGTATTCGTTTTATTACCGACTTCCCGGAACGTCAGGCGAACGGGACCGGCGATCACGTCGCTGCTACTAGGGTAGATTTCGTCGATCGTTTTGCCCTCGGCTTGCGCACGTTGCATGCCGACACGTCGGCTAACACGCCGAAGCGCTTCTTCCATCCGTTTGGTCGCACGATCGGTTTCGATGCCCGGCGTGCCATCGGGGAACGTAATCACCGCTTGTAGGAAGTTATTGTCCGTTTCCGGGAATAAGATCGATGGCACGATGCCACTGCGAACGACTCCGGCGGTGCCGATCGCCAGCATCAATGCCACCGCGATCGGGATGAAGGGA is part of the Roseiconus lacunae genome and encodes:
- a CDS encoding PEP-CTERM sorting domain-containing protein — translated: MMKKFCAAIVAAAMIQATASAAVVFTEDFSYADGDLAGNGAWKAHSGSVPVTVSGGAAIVNNDSGSQDVNRFFDEISSGFASYQFDMVVNADAPVAGGDYEYFAHFGNSGNNGDGVNTQSFVARLDVVEASDGTGDYSLGIASFGSTADAVTTQSFAFGDTVSVLVDFNVDSDTATLSVGGESITGRIGTQSTAVNTFVLRQSGSSSDETIAIDNLIISQVSAIPEPSSLASLGLLACGTVMAGRRRRK
- a CDS encoding efflux RND transporter permease subunit; translation: MKTAVKWAIDNAPGMNVLMIALMLIGGTCLFLMRREMFPEFELEVVMVSVPYPGATPKDSEEAICQKIEEAIRPISGVKKVTSIAREGGAYVLAELRSDVRNVQKVMSEIDREVDRIPSFPDLAEDAQVQQITFRDAAIRIGVIGPNVRTREEELKLREIAEGIRDDVLMLPTVSTASIMGTRPYQIDVEIPEATLRSHDLTLDQVAQIIRQRNVELPGGQMKTEGQEILLRAKSKGRVGDEIRKIPLVTRGDGVVLTIGDLGEVRDEFEDSTRVGEINGEPAMVVNVERSKSEDLLAMVDDVYAYVADKELPAGYRFEVWNDTSTEVRGRLDLLKRNGLQGLALVFLVLTLFLEMRLAFWVALGIPVSILGSGAILALGDQTLNMLSLFSFLMALGIVVDDAIVIGENIHAHKAMGKPLKKAALDGTLEVFPSVTASVSTTVIAFAPMFFVSGVMGKFMAVIPMAVIAMLLISLWESMFVLPSHLSHTHTGFFRFLSVLVYPLRPFGFLLSWLGQRFAAGLDWVCESIYVPSLRFGLRYPFIPIAVALMLAIGTAGVVRSGIVPSILFPETDNNFLQAVITFPDGTPGIETDRATKRMEEALRRVSRRVGMQRAQAEGKTIDEIYPSSSDVIAGPVRLTFREVGNKTNTQNPVGGGGSASSNVGQIFAELYDTEIRDVHSKTLLAMWREEAGEFAGAESVSYGSVGVGPGGKAIEFKLLAESSNEENLLAATEAVKEKLATFDGVFDIADDNTPGKWEYQFKVKDNAIATGITASDLGNTVRNTYFGAEAMRLQRGRHEVKLMVRYPEDERRSLVNFREIRVRDPAGNDHPIEELAEVELKRGFSEINRVDQLRSITITADLDWQRANANLIIADLQDNYLPKMAKQYPGVEVRWEGQAEQSRESVGSLMQGFAVAVVAMYVLLVIQFRSYIQPLLILMIVPFGMIGAVWGHALLGLPLTFFSMFGLVALSGVVINDSIVLIDFINARVRAGDPPMEAFAESGHRRFRPIMLTTMTTVAGLIPLMLERSFQAQLLIPMAASLAFGLAVGTTLLLFLVPIFYSLYLKTYLRLLSIFGSGGGQATGSESPSS